Part of the Caulifigura coniformis genome, CCGGAACAGACTGGCATCCACGAAGCGTTCAGCGCATTGCGGAGCGGGCTTCGGCGGCATGATGTCGCTGGCACCCGTCGACGATTTCCCGGATCATCAAGCGGGCTATCCAGACACAGGAGGCTTGACTACGTCTACCGTCCTCTGAGCAGTTCATTAGCTAGTCATCATGAAAATCAAACGGCGTGAACTCTGCACCATCCTCCTGGATTTGACAGTCATTCTTATCTACCTGGGGCCGTGCCTCGCAGCCGTTGCCGTGTCATTCGCACTCCAGGGCCTGACGCAGTGGATAGTGCTCGGTCTGGGTTTTATGTGGCCCGTAGGAGTCTGCGTAGTGGGCCTGTACCAAGGCTGCGACTGACAGCCCGGCTACCCGAATCATTCGACATGCCGAGCCAAGACCACGTCAGCGAAGCCGTCATTCCAGCTAACCAAAAACAGACCGTTGTCACGCTCCAAGATGAAGAATGGGCCGATACTGCATTTCTCTGCTAATGACGACTCCAGCACGACCAGCGTTCCTTCGCTGATGTCGTTTCGCCGTTGAAGTCGCACTCTCCACGTGCCCTTGCTGGCCCCACAGAGCACATGCTGCCGGATGCTGTCGGTGACTTGAAAGGACAAGTCCCCTTCGGCCTCGTAGCTTCCGTCAGTATTCAGCTTCAGGACCGCTCGGTCGTTACGGAGGCCATGATACTGACCGCTGCGGTCATCGTCGTACGAATATGAGCCGGCCAACTCCCGCAGGGTGAAATCCCGACCTGAGTACGGCGAGCGGTTGATGATTGATACGAAAATCGTGAGCAACAGGCCAAAGGCGACGAACGCCATCAGTGCCGCCGCAAATTCCCGACGCCGCATCCAGATCGCCATCAAGATTCCTGCCGGGCGGTTGACTGTGCTGGCCCACTCGGACGACCTAGATCGTACGCATTGCCTGCGTTCCCTGCAGCCTCAAGAGCACACGTCCGACCACATGCGTCGACAGGTGGTCGTAACGACTTCGTCTCCGAGATTCGGAAGCAACTGTCATCCAATGACAGTTCGCCGACTCGAAGTGGGCCAAGTGGTCCGATCGCAAGCTGGCCGAAGTGGCGAAGGTGTCACACCAGTTCGTCCTGAATATGCGGAGGGAACTGCTCACGGTGAGCAGTTCGAGCACCAGTCCGGAGCCGCGGATGGGCAAGGACGGCAAGGTCCGTAAGCCTCCCGAGCCACGCCAGAAGACAGAACCGAAACCCGAGAAGAAGACGAAGAAGGGCCTGAGGCCGCTCCTGGACGCCGACTAGCTGATTTCAGTTTGCGAGCTGCTGTATTCCGTCCACGTATTCATGCCGCCACAACTCCTTACCAGAAGCGTCGAACGCGACCCGCGGACCATGCAGTTCGCCATCCTTGCGAAAGCATATCTCGTAGCTGCCATCGGTTTCGTACGACACTTCTGGACCGTGTAGGGTCCACTTGTCTCCTCGACGTTCTTCCTGCGCACGCATTTTCAAGCCCTTCGACCCACGGTGGTACTCGACGACGCGCCATGAGTTGCCGCCCGTGCTGACGTAGGCATCCCCAGAAAGTCCAGACAACTGCCGCCGCTCATTCGGCGTAATGGTCGACCAATCGACGGCAGGGGCGTCCCAGTTAAACGCCTGGACATTCCACCACGGCGTTACCGTCGCCGAAAGCGCATCCACGTTCACAGCAATAGGGCCGTTCGACGGTGCGGCTACCAGGGGCGCTTCACCCTGCTGCCCGCAGCCAGTCACCCAAAGAATGCTTGCCAGCAATATCGCAGATCGTCCGTGCATCGCCCGAGCCCTCACGCCGTAAATCCAGCGGGAATCGTTTTTACTTGGTAGTAACCAATTGCCGCCAAGTCCGTCCACTCATCCGGCACCCCTGTGCTCTCGTCTCCCTGCAGCCCCTAGGTCAAGCCTGACGAGCCGACAGGGTTTTTATTCCGAGCGATCACCGACACAGGTCGCGGCGATATCCGCTGCCCTGGATCTCCGACGACTCCCTGTAGACTCCCTGTAGCCTCCCGATTCCTGTGTTCTGGTCTCCTGGACGATCCCCGTAGTCCCCACGCTTGACGAAGCGCCGGCTACGGCGACTCTCCGGCTACCTGTCAGCTCACGAAGGTTGTTCTAAGTCAAAGTGAACCAAGTCTTTTCCCTCCCACAAAAAACGAAGTTTTGTGGGGGAGGAGAAAGGACACTCTGGTTTTTCTTTTTTTCTCTTTCCTAAGGAAAAAAAAGAGAGGACGGATTCAGTCTATCCTGGCTGCGATGGCCGGACTGTCTGTGGTCTACGGTGCGCATTGCCCTACGCGCATACGCGGTCAATCAGCATCTTCGCTCGCAATTTTCCAGCATGGGAGTGACTCCGCTCCTCCGCCGGAAGGTCCTCTGAGCAGACAAAGTTGTACGTATGAATCTGGATAGTTTCCGGTTTTTCGGGGTATGGCTGCTCTGATGTAACTCACAGGCGAGAGTGAGAGTTCGGCAAGTCGCTGGACTCGGCTGCTCGCCGGTCTTCAGGGAAGGTGTGATGAAGCACGAAGATGAACTACTGCTCACGGCAATTGAGGATGCAATTCGTGGGGGGCTGAAGTCGAGAGCGGACCTGGCAATGTCAGCCGGACTGACGATTCCAAGGTTCAACCGGATCGCCAGCGCCGGGGTCGCGGCCGGTCGCCTGCGAATCCTCGCAGAACGAGACCGTTTCAAGGGGTTGCAATTCGAGTTGGGGGCACCAGTTGTCGGCTGAGAAGGTGGGCGGCTTGGACGCGGCTGAACTAGGACTTGGCAGCTACGCGGACTGGGAACGACTTGCTGACGAGCAGCTCGCGGCCGGGCATGTCTTCAAGGGGCTGCTCCCACGCGGTGCGACGACGCTGTTCTCCGCTGAAGCAATGGCCGGGAAGACCGCAATTGTGTCTCAGCTCGCTGGCGATGCGGTCAACGGTCGCCCGTTCCTGGGATTCGAGTGCAAAGAGCCGGCAGCGGTCATCTGGTTCAACTCGGATCGGACGCCAGAGAAGAACATGGTGGGACGACTCCGGCGGACCTGTCGTTCTGAGGAAGAACTCCACAACCTTCGACGCCTGTTTCGACCTGTGCTCCGAGAGTTCATCCCGAAACGGGTCGACGTTGACTACATCCGACGATGTACGGAAACACTTCGGAGTGAGGCCAGGCACGACGGGCCGATCATTGTTGTCCTGGACAGCCTGAGGAGTTGCTTCCTTCAGGGCATGCCCAAGGGGGCGGAGAACGACTCCCCCCTGATCGCCGAAGCACTGTGTCCGATCCGAGACCTTGCAACCGCTGACGATCTTTCGCCGATCGTCCTGCACCACAATTCTCGCGGGTCTGGAACATACGCCGGCTCGGGCATGATTAAAGGTGCGTCCGATGCGACGTGGTCCCTGAGTCGGAAGAGCGGTGCCGACAAGTCGTATCTCGACTTCGATAGCCGGGAAGATGATGCGGAGCCTTACCGCCTGGAAATCACCAACACATTTGATGGATTCATTGGACGCCGCGTGCCACTGAAGGGAATGAGCGCCGCCAGCGATTCGCTGTTCGCCCTTCTGCCGGCAGATGACGAGGAAGGGTGGGAAGTTGCACAACTCTGTCTCGCCGCGAACATCGAAGATGCGGAGGCGAGGCGACGGCTCAGCAAGGGTGAAAAAGCAGGGCTGGTAGGCCGCGTGAAGCGTGGTGGGAGGGTGGTGTTTTTCAGGTTGGTGTCGTCTTGAGGTCGTTCCCTCCCACGACTCGGAAGCGTGTCAGGATCTATCAGCTTTACGGTGGACACGCCGGTTACACCAATCGAGTCTCGCCGCCCGTTCGATCCGCGAAGCGTACTACCACGCGAACCAGGGCCGATGGCGAGACGCGATCACGACGGTAGGCGTCGTTGAGAGGTTCGACGGCAGTGTGTGGAAGCACGAGGACGGCACCGTCTCTGAGGGACCGCGTTACCACCACGGCGGGAGCGCTCGGCGAGTGACCTGACCTGACAACGGAATCCCATCCTGTGCCTTTGACACCCTCAGAGCCGGCCACCTGGCCGAGACGATGACGACACTCCGGCCATTTGGTCGGGGACACCACCACTTTTAAGGAACCCAACCTAACCAATGGTAGCTTTGAGTCCGCTCCCCGGAGCGTACACGTTCGATGCGTTTAACTGCCTTTCTGATGACGTTGCCAAGGTCGCCAAGTTCGTCGAAGAGTTGGAACGTCTCACGGCGTCGATTCCGCGACAACGGGCGGAAATCCGGAACCTGAAAAACACCGCTCCAGGATCGAACACGGATATCCTGGATGTGATGATTCAGGCCCTGGGCGACCCCACGGAAATGGGCGACAGGGAGCGGCGTGACGCCCTGAGGCCGATTGCCAAGCAATTCGCGAAGGCCTTCCGGCACGCGGGGCTTGCTCGTCGGCACTTGCTGGATCAGGCCGCTCCGCCGGTGCAGGCCCTTTACCGCTCCGTCGCAGTCCAGCGGCTTCGCGATGACTTCCAGAGGCTGAAGCTCACCGATCCGTCCATCGACCACAACAAGCAATTGCTGGACGCGGAGACCCGGCTTCAGAAGCTGGAGGCTCGGCTCGGTGAGCTGGAGTCATCGGCGCTGGACTATTTTCGCGGTGGAAAACTGCCGACCTTGTTCCGTGGTCAGCCGATGGCGGAAGTCAGTCGCAAGGCGTTCCTGCCGGCAGACGCCACCGACACAAAGATTGCGCTGGTCATCCTGCGTGACTTCGCGGCATCATGGCGGGCGGTCGCCCCTCTGTGCACGGTCGGGGTCACAGTACACGGCACTGCGATCCATAGCCTTTCCGGCGGTCGGAAGGACGCCTGGAGGCGGGCGTACCTCGCGATGGGGCTCAAGCCCGGAGACCCGACAAAGCGAAAGGTGTACGCGGCCCGTGTTGAGGTGAGCCACTGATGTCGCCCGAACGTGACGGACGGTGCATCGCCTTGCAGTTCATCCGTGACGGGATCGTGACGACGATTGGCGCACCTACGGAACCTGACGACTTGGACACAGAAGCCACGGCGGTGGGGCTGTTCAAGTTGCTCAACGCGGTCTACACGCCGCCGGAGGTGGACCAGGTCTTGGCCGGTCTGATCGACTGTGTCCGCGAGGATCTTGAGCGTCGGCATCGCGAGGCGGGGTGGTCGCCCGCTGACCTGAATTGAAGCCGCCAGCCGCAACGGCGCAGACGCGGTAGTTTTGACAATCACACGGCCCTGGCGGGCTTCTTCGTTCGCCGGGGCCTTTTCGTTTCCAAGGAAGGAAGCATGGAAGCACTTTTGACACGAGAAGAAGCGATCAAAGTCCTGCGAGTGTCGGCCTCAAAGCTCGACAAGGACCGAGCTGCCGGCCGAATCGGGTGCGTGAAGCTCGGGGACCGTGTACTTTTCGAGCCGGCAGAGATTCGCCGCTACGTAGATGCACACCGCGTGAAGGGCACTTGCTGAATGGCCTCGATTTCATCCGATCGGAACGGAACTCGCCGCCTGCAATTCATCGACAAGGCGAAGAAACGCCGTACGCTCTACCTGGGGCCTGTGTCCTTGAAGACTGCACAGACCATCGCCCTTCGTGTTGAGGCACTTGTTACGGCGTCAATCATGGGCACCGAGCCGGACCGTGCGGCGGCTGAGTGGGCGGCGCAAGTCAGCGACGACCTGGCACGCAAGCTGGCCAGGTTCGGGCTGACTTCGGAGCGGAAGAAACAGGAAGTAGAGGTGGTCACGCTCGGTCTGTTCCTGCGGGACTGGTTTGAGCCGCGATCGAAGGCCAAGGAAAACACGAAGGTGGTTTGGGCACAGGTTCGGCGAAACCTGGTCGGGTTCTTCGGCGATGCAAGGGACATTGCGACCATCACCAGCAGCGAGGCAGTGGCGTTCCGTGACTATCTGATTCGGGATCAGGATCTTGGCGGTGAGTCCGTCAAGAAGCGCATCCAAGTCGCGAGGATGTTCTTCAAAGAGGCCGTCGCCAAAAAGCTGATCGGCGAGAACCCATTCGCTTCCGTACCGATGCCGAAGTCGGGAATGCGGAAACGACAGCGTCAGGAGTACGTGTCGTCGGAGATCGTGGACAAGTTACTACCCCACTGTTCGCGGGTGTTACGGCTTTACGTCGTCCTTGCGAGGTACGGGGGGCTTCGGTGCCCATCGGAGACAGGCTCTCTGCGCTGGGAAGACCTCGATTGGCAGAACTTGAGAATGACGATCACCTCACCAAAGACAGAGGCGCACGAAGGGGGAGAGAGTCGACAGAGTCCAATCTTTGCTCGTGTCCTTGACGAGTTGCGGGAGTGGAGAGCGGAAGCACCAAAAAACGCCGTCTTTGTCCTGGACGGACTGCGGACGCAGCGACAGGCGAAGCCCGACTGGAAATCCGTTCGGCTCGGATCAAGTCTGGAATGTGCGATCAGGGCGGCGGGCCTGGAGCCGTGGCCGAAGATGTTCAACAGCCTGCGTGGATCGTGTGAGACCGACCTTCTCGCGATGGGATTCCAGAACCACGTCGTGGCCGCATGGCTCGGACACTCGGTCAAGGTGCAAGAGAGCAATTACGCCAGTGTCCGTCCCGAAGACTTTGATCGGGCTGCACAGATGACCTCACAGGCGGCAGCGCAGAAAACAGCGCACGCCCTGCCCTTACCTAGCCGTACCGGCTCATCCCTGTTTGGCCGGACTGCAGCACATTCCTTGGGATTTACCGCAAAGTCACGTAAAACCCGGTCCCCAAAAAAAGAACCCGCCGTTCCACTGCGGAACAGGCGGGTCTCCGTTTCAGACGCTGGGTTCACCGATGAGCAGCATCAGCCGCCCTGGGGGGGCTGGCCATTGACCCACGGGCCGGCCAGCGACATGTGGGGCTGGTCTTCGATGGTGCTGCCGTAATCGCCGGCAGTCCAGCCCGGGATGTGATTGGGCTTGCCGCGCTGTTCCGAACGCTTCTCCCAGAGCTTCGCCCAGCTGCCATCGCCGCTGCCGATGCCGGTTTTCGGATCGAGGTGGAAGACCTTTCCTTCGCGGTAGCTGCGGGCGCCGAGGATGACCGTCGAGACGGCCGCGGCGCCGAGGGCCGGATCGTTGTTGACCATCCTGGGGTCGTTCGCCTGCATGGCGTCGACCCAGTTCTTGAAGTGGACAACGTCGTGGTTGGGGCAGGGTTTGGCGTTGAACGTCTCCCCCTTGATCTTGCTGTCCTTGGTGATCTGCGGGCGTTCCGGAATGAATTCGAACGAATCGCCGCTGAACACGAAGGAGCCGAAGTGCCCGCGGATGCACTGCTGAATCCGGGTTTCCTGGTTGCACATCGTCGACGACACGAGTCCATGCACGCCTTCCGGATAATCGGCCGCCACCGTGGCGACGTCCGGAACGTCACGTCCGTCGTACTCGAGGTAAATGCCGCCGGCGCCGACGACGCGGGCCGGGTATCCGAGGCCGGTCGCCTTGAGCATCATGGTGACGCGGTGCACGAACAGGTCGGTGAACATGCCCGAACCGAACGTCCAGAACCGGCGCCACTGCTTGTAGACTTCGCGGTCGAACGGCATGTCGGGCGCGAGACCCTCTTCCGTTCCGAGCCAGCGTTTCCAGTCGATCGACTGGGGGGTCATATCCTTCGTGAGGGCGTAATCGCGCCACTGCCCCATCCACGAGTTGCGGTTGTACTCGGTCTGGTACATCAGCACCTTGCCGAGCTTTCCGGCGCGGAGCATGTCGCCGGCTTCGGTCCAGACGGGCTGGCTCGTCGCCTGCACGCCGACCTGCATCACCTTGCCGGACGCTTCCCAGGCCTTGACGACGTCGAGGGCTTCCTCGACCTGCTTGGTCATCGGCTTTTCGCAGTAGACGTGCTTGCCGGCCTTGAGGCTGTCCACGATCTGCTTGTGATGCCAGTGATCGGGCGTTCCGATCGCTACGGCGTCGACTTTGCCGTCGGCGAGCATGTCGCGGTAGTCGACGAACTTCGACGGCTCATTGCCGTTCGTTTCCTTGATGTAGCTGGCGACCTTATCGCGCTGAACCGACCACACGTCGCACACCGAGGCCAGCTCGATGTTCATGCCGTCGTTCTTGTGCTTGGCGAGCGTCTTGACATGCGCGCCGAAGCCGCGACCGCCGGGGCCGATGAACCCGATGCGAATGCGCTCGTTGGCGCCGGCAGCGCTGGCGGGAGCAGTCGGGTAGATCTGCGATGCAGCGACAGCTGCGCCGGCGGTTTTGAGGAACGTGCGACGGGAGGGCTCAGACATGGAGAACTCGCAACTTCGGAGGGCGGGCGCCCCGGCGCTGCGCCGGGGCCATCAACGCAATTTGAGGCACAAATAATCTAGTCCTCCCCAGTTGCGGTGTCACGTATGGGAAATCCCGCAACGCGCCCGGGGAGGCCTCCCGTTCTTCGGCCCATCCTGAGGTCGCCTTGCGACGTTTCGCTGCGTTCGGAGCGACCGGGCTTCGAGGACGCTCCTCGCACTCCTTCTGACGGCCCGATCCGGGCGTTCGACGCAA contains:
- a CDS encoding toxin-antitoxin system YwqK family antitoxin — its product is MHGRSAILLASILWVTGCGQQGEAPLVAAPSNGPIAVNVDALSATVTPWWNVQAFNWDAPAVDWSTITPNERRQLSGLSGDAYVSTGGNSWRVVEYHRGSKGLKMRAQEERRGDKWTLHGPEVSYETDGSYEICFRKDGELHGPRVAFDASGKELWRHEYVDGIQQLAN
- a CDS encoding Gfo/Idh/MocA family oxidoreductase, producing MSEPSRRTFLKTAGAAVAASQIYPTAPASAAGANERIRIGFIGPGGRGFGAHVKTLAKHKNDGMNIELASVCDVWSVQRDKVASYIKETNGNEPSKFVDYRDMLADGKVDAVAIGTPDHWHHKQIVDSLKAGKHVYCEKPMTKQVEEALDVVKAWEASGKVMQVGVQATSQPVWTEAGDMLRAGKLGKVLMYQTEYNRNSWMGQWRDYALTKDMTPQSIDWKRWLGTEEGLAPDMPFDREVYKQWRRFWTFGSGMFTDLFVHRVTMMLKATGLGYPARVVGAGGIYLEYDGRDVPDVATVAADYPEGVHGLVSSTMCNQETRIQQCIRGHFGSFVFSGDSFEFIPERPQITKDSKIKGETFNAKPCPNHDVVHFKNWVDAMQANDPRMVNNDPALGAAAVSTVILGARSYREGKVFHLDPKTGIGSGDGSWAKLWEKRSEQRGKPNHIPGWTAGDYGSTIEDQPHMSLAGPWVNGQPPQGG
- a CDS encoding AAA family ATPase; amino-acid sequence: MDAAELGLGSYADWERLADEQLAAGHVFKGLLPRGATTLFSAEAMAGKTAIVSQLAGDAVNGRPFLGFECKEPAAVIWFNSDRTPEKNMVGRLRRTCRSEEELHNLRRLFRPVLREFIPKRVDVDYIRRCTETLRSEARHDGPIIVVLDSLRSCFLQGMPKGAENDSPLIAEALCPIRDLATADDLSPIVLHHNSRGSGTYAGSGMIKGASDATWSLSRKSGADKSYLDFDSREDDAEPYRLEITNTFDGFIGRRVPLKGMSAASDSLFALLPADDEEGWEVAQLCLAANIEDAEARRRLSKGEKAGLVGRVKRGGRVVFFRLVSS
- a CDS encoding tyrosine-type recombinase/integrase, whose translation is MASISSDRNGTRRLQFIDKAKKRRTLYLGPVSLKTAQTIALRVEALVTASIMGTEPDRAAAEWAAQVSDDLARKLARFGLTSERKKQEVEVVTLGLFLRDWFEPRSKAKENTKVVWAQVRRNLVGFFGDARDIATITSSEAVAFRDYLIRDQDLGGESVKKRIQVARMFFKEAVAKKLIGENPFASVPMPKSGMRKRQRQEYVSSEIVDKLLPHCSRVLRLYVVLARYGGLRCPSETGSLRWEDLDWQNLRMTITSPKTEAHEGGESRQSPIFARVLDELREWRAEAPKNAVFVLDGLRTQRQAKPDWKSVRLGSSLECAIRAAGLEPWPKMFNSLRGSCETDLLAMGFQNHVVAAWLGHSVKVQESNYASVRPEDFDRAAQMTSQAAAQKTAHALPLPSRTGSSLFGRTAAHSLGFTAKSRKTRSPKKEPAVPLRNRRVSVSDAGFTDEQHQPPWGGWPLTHGPASDMWGWSSMVLP